CGACGCCCGCGTCGCGTTCACCTCGTCGCAGACCAATGACGGCCGGTCCATGCTCGTGGTCATCCCGGCGGTACCCATCGACTCCACCGACGCCATCGACCTGGTCGAGTCGATCCGAGACAAGGCGTCGGCGATGACCGCCGACGGTGGGCCCCGGGCCTACGTCGGCGGCACCACCGCACTGGTCGTCGACGCATCCGACGAGATCTCGTCGAAGATGCCGTGGGTGGTCGGGCTGATCCTGGGCTTTTCGTTCCTCTACCTCGCGGCGGTGTTCCGCAGCATCGTCATCCCGATCAAGGCCGTCATCATGAACCTGCTGGTGACCGGGGCATCGCTCGGACTCACCGTCGCGGTCTTCCAATGGGGTTGGGGCGCAGGACTGCTCGGGTTCACCAGCGCCGGCTACATCCAGTCGTATCTGCCGGTGACGGTGTTCGCGGTGGTCTTCGGGTTGTCGATGGACTACGAGGTGTTCCTCATCGGCCGGATGCGGGAGGTGTTCGCGAAGACCGGCGACAACGTCTGCGCGGTGGCCGACGGGATCGAGCACACCGCGCGTCCCATCACCGCCGCGGCCGCCATCATGGTGGCGGTGTTCGCGAGCTTCATGTCGGCAGACGTGTTGGAGCTCAAGCAGTTCGGGTTCGCGTTGGCGGTGGCGGTGATCTTCGATGCCATCCTCGTCCGGATGATGCTGGTACCCGCGATGATGAAGCTCTTCGGTGGTCGCAACTGGTGGCCGGGCGGGCGCACCCACGTCGCGGAGAGCGTCGAGGACCGGCTCGAACCGGCACGGTCCTGAGTAGATCGGTCTCACCGTCGGCGGCGGCCGATGGTCCACACAGAAATCGACCGGTCTCACCCCAGGGGAGACCGGTCGATTCATGCGTTCGATCTAGCTCGAACCGAACAATCCTCCGGCCAGCCCCAACAGCAGGTTGTCGACACCGAGACCGCCCAGCAGACCACCGAGCAGAGTTCCCACAGCTCCGAGCAACATGAGATTCCTTTCGCAACACGCGCGTCGCGCGGCCCCGACGACCGCCCGTAGAAATGTCAGATACAGAATTGGAACATTGGGATATTAACGTGGGTGAGCGCATCAGCTCGCGAATTTCCCGAAATCCGCTCTCCTGCCCTGCTGGTGGGGTCGCGGTGGACACCGGCGTCCGCGTCGAGCGAGGTCCGGTGGCGGTGGCCGGCACCGCCGTCCAGCACAATGTGCGCATGCGCGTCGGCACCCACCTCTCCAGGTCGCCACGATGAGACGACCTTTTCTGGCCGCCCTCGCGACGACGGTGGTGATCGTGGTGATCGCATTGATCGCGACGCTCGTACCGTGGTCTGATCTCAGCGAGACCACCTCCGAGAAACCCGCCGCACCAAGCACTCCGACACAACGCGGAACCCCGGCAATCGGGGCACCGAGGTACGTCGCCCTCGGCAGTTCCTACGCATCCGGGCCCGATTCCGACGGCGTGATCGACACCCGCTGCCTGCGGACCGGCGACGACTACCCCCACCAGGTGGCTGCATCGCTACGCCTCGCGCTGACCGACGTCTCGTGCTCGGGGTCGACGATCCCCGACATCCTGCACCGCGCCCAGCCGCACCGCGCCGATGCGCCTCAGATCGATGCGGTCACCGCCGACACCGATCTCGTCACCGTCACCACCGGCGGCAACGACGTCGGGTACATCGGTCGCCTGACCGCGATCAGCTGCGCGAACCAACTCGCGCGCGCCGCGACCAAAGGCGTCGGCGGACACTGCCGCAACGAGCCACCGCGCGCGCCACCGACCGTCGCAGATTTTGCGAACCTCGAACGCGAGATGATCGGCATCGTCGACGCCGTGCACCTGCGCGCCCCGAAAGCGATGGTGGTGATCGTCAACTACCCCCCGATTCTCGATTCTCGGGCAACCACCTGTGCGTCGGTGCCGCTGACGCCGGCCGAGGCAGCGACCACCGTGGCGACCTTCGACGGGCTGCGCCGCGCCACCGACGCCGCGGCTCGGGCCACCGCATCAGTCCTCGTCGACGCCGCCACGTCAGGTGCCGACCACACCGCGTGCTCGGCGTCACCGTGGGTGTACGGATACCGACTCCCCGCGCCGTACCACCCCACCGCAGACGGTCGACAGGCGATGGCACAACTCACGACCGCAGCGATCGAGGCCTCCGGTTTCACCGCGCCCACGATTCCGCGCTGACGTCACAGCCCACTGACGACATCGGGGCTCGCGGCGTAGCGTGGAACGATGAACCCCGAAATTGACAGCGGCCGGTCACATTTCGACGTGATCGTCGTGGGTGGGGGCAACGCGGGTATCGGTGCGGCAGCACATCTACGCCGTCAGGGCATCACCGACGTCGCCGTCATCGAGCCACAGCTCGTGCACACCTACCGTCCGATGCTGTCCTATGTCGGCTCCGGTCAGGCGCCCCTGGCCCACGCGGAACGCACCCAGCGCTCGGTCACGCCGAAGGGCTGCTCCTGGCTTCGCGACACGGTGGTGGCCGTCGACCCCGACGCGAAGAAGGTGCACTGCGCCTCCGGTCGTGTCCACGGCTACAACGACCTGATCCTGGCGACCGGCCTCGTACCCGACCACGACGACCTGCCCGGCATCGACGATGCGCTCGCCTCGGCGAACGTCGCGAGCAACTACCTCGACGCCGCGGAGAAGACCTGGCAACTGGTGCAGCAGACCCCACGCGGCGGGCACGCGGTGTTCACCGTCCCGCGACCGCCGGTGAGCTGCACCGGGACGACCATCAAACCGCTGTTCCTCGCGGCGGGCCAATGGCAACGGGAGCGCCGTCTCTCGGGCATCTCGATGACCCTCGTCGTCGACCGCACCGACCTCACCGGGATCCCGAAGCTCGACGCCGCGCTGCGCACGCAACTCGACGATCTGGGTGTGCGAGTACTCCACCGGACCGCGGTCACCGGCATCGACACCGCGAAGCAGGCGATCGACGTCTCCGGTCCGGGCGGAGCACGAGAGTCCATCGCCTACGACATGCTCCATCTGGTGCCCCCGTTCCGCGGCCCGGAGTGGCTGACCACGTCCGGGCTCGCGGGCGCGTCACCGCACGGTCTGGCCGACATCGACCCCACGACGTTCCGGCACCGCACGCGACAGGCCGTGTGGGCCATCGGGGACGGCGCCGCCGTCGACACCGACCCGTCGGGCGGCGCACTGCGGATACAGGCGAGAACTGTCGCGAAGAACCTGGTCGCGCAACGGTCGGGCGGTTCGATGACGACCTACGACGGTTACACCGTGTCCCCGATCGCGACCGACGCGCATCAACTCATCGCGGCGGAGTTCGACCGCTCGAAGAAGGTCTCGTCGTCGTTGCCGACGTTCTTCGATCCGGTTCGTCCGCGCCGCCGGGCGTGGGTCTTCGACCGCTACGGTCTGCCGGTCCTCTACTGGAACCTGATCCTCAAGGGACTCATCTGACGCTCGGCGCCGACGCGGGTTCGAGGCCGGTGCGAGCAGCGGGAGGAAGGCTCGACTCGGGCGCCGCCGACCACGCGAGCGGGTTCGGCCCGAGCCGGTCGAGTTGCTCGATCTGGTCGCGACACCACGGCGAGATCGGTCGCTCGCCGGCGAGCACCTCGCGGGCGAAATCGTTCCAGGCGACCCATTCGAAGTCGGCGACCTCGCCGGGATCGGGAGTGGGCGCCGGACCGTCGTAGCGAACCGCGTAGACCGGGCAGATCTCGTTCTCGACCAGCCCGTTGTCCATCACCGCGCGGTAGCGGAAAGCTGGCAGGAGCAGTTGCACCGTTCCGCCCGCGATCCCCAACTCGGTGGCGAGCCGACGCAGGATGGCCTCGTCCATCGGCTCGTCGGGTCCGGGGTGCCCACAACAGCTGTTGGTCCAGGTGCCCGGCCAGGTGACCTTCTCGTACGCGCGCTGCGTGACCAGCACGCGCGCGTCGGAATCGAACACGTAACTCGAGAACGCCAGGTGCAGAGGCGTCTCGCGGGTGTGGACCTCGTATTTCGGGTGGACGCCGATCCGGTTACCGGCGTCATCGAGGAGCACTACGTTTTCCATGAGCATCCCACCAACGATCGACTGCAATGTGCGGGCGCCTTCTGCACCGTGTCCGACGCTAGTCGTTCCAGGCGGATCAGGGTGCTCCTCGTGCTTGACTGACCGCGTGATCAACCGGCGCAGTGCTGCTCGCGACCGGGTGGCGGGTCTGGTGCTGATCGCTCTCGCCACGATGCTGCTGAGCGGAACGGTCGCCGTGCTCACCGCGGGACCCGCCAGTGCCTGTTCGTGCGCGACCATCGGAACACCGACCGAAGCCGTCTCGCGGGCCTCGGGAGTGTTCGTCGCGCGCGCCACCGACAAGCTCTCCGACGGGACGAGCGACATCTACGAGTTCTCGGTGTCGACCGTCTACAAGGGTGATGTCGGGACGAGGACGACGGTGCGCACATCCGCAGACGGGGCCAGTTGCGGGGCGGAATACCGGGTCGGTGACGAGTACCTGCTGTTCGTCGGCCGCACACGCGGGATCCACTCCACGTGGGAGGCGTCTCTGTGCAGCCCGGGAGCCGGCGGCGCGTTCGACGTGCGTGCGGTCACCGAACAGGTCTACGGCCCCGGCCATCCCCCGGATGAGTCCGCCCCACGGCGCGAGATCACGCGGTGGACCAGGATGACCGCGGGGATCCCCGACTTCGTCCTGCTGTTCGGCGGGGTCGTCGTCCTGGGTGCCGTGTGGGCCGGGGTCGTCCACCTCCGACGCCGTCGCAGCTGACCCGTCGCCGGCGGACCGGTAGTCCGATCGGTGGACAGCGCCGGAGCCGTTAGCTGTGGTCACATGTCTCGTCGATGCACCCGCCCGGGGCCTCGAGACGACATGAGGGGGACCGCGACGTGCCGTATCTGGGTCTGATCATCCTGGTTCTGATGATCGCCGCGCTGGTGGACATCATCAGCAGCGACGAGGTCTCGGTCCGTGGCCTACCGCGGTGGGGCTGGCTGCTGCTGGTCGTGATCCTGCCGCTCGCGGGATCGGTCGTGTGGTTCGTCGCCGGACGCCCCCTGGACGGTCGGTCGGGGCACCGACCGCGACAGGCAGCCGCACTCGGCTACCCGGAGTACGACCAACCGGGACGGTTCGTACCGCAGGATCCCGAGGCCGACGCCGCGTTCCTGAAGCAGGTCCGCGAGCGCGCCGAACAACAGCGGCGCATGGGCGAGGTAGAGCGTCGTCGGCGCGAGCAGGAGCAGTGAACCGCCGCGCAACGCGCGTCATCTGACGGACCCACCCGAGTCCGTCACGCCACGCACCAACCGTTCATCCCGCCTGGTCGACAACCGTGCGACCATCGCTCCGAGCGACCTGTTGTCCGACGTGATTAAGGTTGGACCTGACGCAGGCAGACGACGACGTCGACAAAACGGAAACTACAGGCGAAGGCGAGACATGAACGCGAAGCAGCCGACCATCATCTACACCCTGACCGACGAGGCGCCGATGCTGGCGACCCACGCGTTCTTGCCCGTTGTTCGCGCTTTCGCCGACGCGGCCGACATCACGGTCGAGTCCAGCGACATCTCGGTCGCCAACCGCATCCTCGCGGAGTTCCCCGACTACCTGCCCGAGGACAAGCGCGTCCCGGACAACCTCGCCGAGTTGGGCAAGCTGACGCAGCTGCCCGAGACCAACATCATCAAGCTCCCGAACATCAGCGCATCGGTTCCCCAGCTCCTTGCGGCCGTCAAGGAGCTGCAGGAGAAGGGCTATGAAATCCCTGACTTCCCGGGGAACCCGAAGACCGACGAGGAGAAGGAGATCCGCGACCGGTACACGAAGTGCCTCGGCAGCGCGGTCAATCCCGTTCTCCGCGAAGGCAACTCCGATCGCCGCGCACCGAAGGCCGTCAAGGAGTTCGCCCGCAAGCATCCACACAGCATGGGCAAGTGGTCGATGGCCTCGCGCACGCACGTCGCGCACATGACCACCGGCGACTTCTACCACGGCGAGAAGTCGATGACCGTGGACGGCGACCGCGAGGTTCGCATGGAGCTGGTCACCGCCGACGGCGAGACCCACGTCCTCAAGGAGAAGGTGTCGCTGGGCGACGGCGACGTCATCGACAGCATGTTCATGTCGAAGAAGGCGCTCATC
This window of the Williamsia phyllosphaerae genome carries:
- a CDS encoding SGNH/GDSL hydrolase family protein; its protein translation is MRRPFLAALATTVVIVVIALIATLVPWSDLSETTSEKPAAPSTPTQRGTPAIGAPRYVALGSSYASGPDSDGVIDTRCLRTGDDYPHQVAASLRLALTDVSCSGSTIPDILHRAQPHRADAPQIDAVTADTDLVTVTTGGNDVGYIGRLTAISCANQLARAATKGVGGHCRNEPPRAPPTVADFANLEREMIGIVDAVHLRAPKAMVVIVNYPPILDSRATTCASVPLTPAEAATTVATFDGLRRATDAAARATASVLVDAATSGADHTACSASPWVYGYRLPAPYHPTADGRQAMAQLTTAAIEASGFTAPTIPR
- a CDS encoding PLD nuclease N-terminal domain-containing protein, giving the protein MPYLGLIILVLMIAALVDIISSDEVSVRGLPRWGWLLLVVILPLAGSVVWFVAGRPLDGRSGHRPRQAAALGYPEYDQPGRFVPQDPEADAAFLKQVRERAEQQRRMGEVERRRREQEQ
- the idi gene encoding isopentenyl-diphosphate Delta-isomerase, whose translation is MENVVLLDDAGNRIGVHPKYEVHTRETPLHLAFSSYVFDSDARVLVTQRAYEKVTWPGTWTNSCCGHPGPDEPMDEAILRRLATELGIAGGTVQLLLPAFRYRAVMDNGLVENEICPVYAVRYDGPAPTPDPGEVADFEWVAWNDFAREVLAGERPISPWCRDQIEQLDRLGPNPLAWSAAPESSLPPAARTGLEPASAPSVR
- a CDS encoding NAD(P)/FAD-dependent oxidoreductase — its product is MNPEIDSGRSHFDVIVVGGGNAGIGAAAHLRRQGITDVAVIEPQLVHTYRPMLSYVGSGQAPLAHAERTQRSVTPKGCSWLRDTVVAVDPDAKKVHCASGRVHGYNDLILATGLVPDHDDLPGIDDALASANVASNYLDAAEKTWQLVQQTPRGGHAVFTVPRPPVSCTGTTIKPLFLAAGQWQRERRLSGISMTLVVDRTDLTGIPKLDAALRTQLDDLGVRVLHRTAVTGIDTAKQAIDVSGPGGARESIAYDMLHLVPPFRGPEWLTTSGLAGASPHGLADIDPTTFRHRTRQAVWAIGDGAAVDTDPSGGALRIQARTVAKNLVAQRSGGSMTTYDGYTVSPIATDAHQLIAAEFDRSKKVSSSLPTFFDPVRPRRRAWVFDRYGLPVLYWNLILKGLI